The following proteins come from a genomic window of Athalia rosae chromosome 1, iyAthRosa1.1, whole genome shotgun sequence:
- the LOC105691565 gene encoding period circadian protein isoform X2: MEETSAEHAKISDSAYSNSCSNSQSQRSGSSKSRHSNSSESSGYCGGHPSTLASSNASALPHPISKRKDKKKKSRPAIAGPAVSESPVIVQETPLQEVPVPAVCKFADVSPQPESPKTVEVAVVELVDATDPGEHNSGSDVSLVPSVSPCLIDDTKSPANEGFCAVISMFDGVVLYTTPSLSQALGFPKGSWIGRSFIDFVHPKDRSTFTGQITNGLAAPQADNSKGPNGQRTSLFCGLRRYRGAKCNGTTVSTNGQIKVEKPVRYLPFHVTLTCRDFRDQSSVQHPKAMFLVVTALPVQSAYKAPEETIISSNFTTRHTATCHLSHCDPEVVQYFGYLPQDMVGRSLFEFYHPEDLPFIKDIYETVVKLQGTSFRSKPYRFAVQNGGYVVLETEWSSFVNPWSRKLEFVIGHHRVLKGPSDPDVFQPPDNTNSNILANISEEVLKESKIIQGEIHVLLNEVIPSRNDVTEQCEDLVSFMENLLAEAKAPELKNDVPADTKSFSEHDSVMLGEISPHHEYFDSKSSTETPPSYNQLNYNENIQRYFKSKPLTTTIYGSDEENINVPSTTDDEDLGHKTKSPTPTDPTRKCMSPVNGSGASGSGSAGNLSSGSNNQTSSASRGDTSRTTSNTTETASFKLPTLTESLLSRHNLDMEKLLVQQHRQIRSTIKSDKLKDSRSKSAAEKSNDATAHLSKITNLKRNGSPVKKGDNAKVSRCDNTFGVNAVNPNAIHCNDHLSAGLQGTPNLTMWPSHSVGVTSALQTSQSCTSTQNVSLQVTNTYPAITQMIPVYYFPAPQNRLGPIYVPQEHPGPPPQIQTVSQSPYVQYYTTGMTGVIYRPVLGAPAPTALMYRPFIIPEPVPLMQNVREPSQSNVEKLDKPRDPNRPASQATSVKAEPGSIMAMSECSKKALSPGELCSPCVSVDENDHADEDGPSTSKIAKQDRPVEYNEDESSCSSLYSSFLNKSSGSSCNPDQKGATEGMMWKQTSAVSVPKMRPAIRKPPPWLEEVNLTPELVYQYQMDSMTLQEVLEADKLAMQNMTQPLMVNDQLSQLYLDLELEGFGTKLMLDEGLTSSGSASSSSGEGADDSPKHKGKQCGPMEYGRLVMIHEENAPFPPPDSLMPVSNAL, translated from the exons TAATGCTTCTGCACTTCCTCATCCAATCAGCAAACGGAaagacaagaagaaaaaatctagaCCTGCGATCGCCGGTCCCGCGGTATCGGAATCTCCCGTCATAGTCCAGGAGACACCCCTGCAGGAGGTACCCGTACCCGCAGTTTGTAAATTTGCGGACGTTTCACCGCAACCGGAATCTCCGAAAACAG TGGAAGTAGCTGTTGTTGAGTTGGTGGATGCGACGGACCCTGGAGAACACAATTCCGGCTCGGACGTCTCGCTTGTTCCATCCGTGTCGCCTTGCTTGATCGATGACACCAAATCCCCGGCAAAC GAAGGATTTTGTGCAGTGATCTCGATGTTCGACGGCGTTGTCCTTTACACAACCCCGTCTTTGTCTCAAGCGCTCGGTTTTCCAAAGGGCTCGTGGATCGGCCGATCCTTCATTGATTTCGTTCACCCCAAAGACCGAAGCACGTTCACCGGGCAAATAACCAACGGCTTAGCAGCTCCGCAAGCGGACAATTCGAAGG GACCGAACGGCCAGCGAACGAGTCTGTTCTGTGGACTGCGAAGGTACAGGGGTGCGAAATGCAACGGAACAACGGTATCTACGAATGGACAAATTAAGGTAGAAAAACCGGTTAGATATTTACCATTCCACGTTACCCTGACCTGCCGAGATTTTCGCGATCAAAGTTCCGTTCAACATCCGAAAGCGATGTTTCTCGTCGTAACAGCTCTGCCCGTTCAATCCGCTTACAAAG cTCCCGAGGAAACAATAATCTCGTCGAACTTCACAACTCGTCATACAGCGACGTGTCATCTATCCCATTGCGATCCCGAAGTAGTTCAATACTTTGGCTATTTGCCGCAGGATATGGTCGGACGTTCGTTGTTCGAATTTTATCACCCGGAAGATCTGCCGTTCATCAAAGACATCTATGAGACT GTCGTCAAGTTACAGGGTACCTCATTCAGATCGAAGCCGTATAGATTCGCCGTACAGAACGGCGGGTATGTAGTCCTCGAAACCGAATGGTCGTCTTTCGTTAATCCGTGGTCTAGGAAACTGGAGTTTGTCATCGGCCATCATCGAGTCCTCAAAGGACCCAGTGATCCGGACGTTTTCCAACCACCGGATAACACGAATAGCAACATTCTCGCCAACATCAGCGAGGAGGTACTCAAAGAGAGCAAAATAATCCAGGGCGAAATTCACGTCCTACTCAACGAG GTGATTCCGAGTCGTAACGATGTCACCGAACAATGCGAGGATCTCGTATCGTTCATGGAAAATCTCCTCGCCGAGGCAAAGGCGCCTGAACTGAAGAACGACGTACCTGCGGACACCAAGAGCTTTTCG GAGCATGACAGTGTTATGCTCGGCGAGATATCGCCACACCACGAGTACTTTGACAGCAAATCTTCAACCGAAACACCTCCAAGCTACAATCAGCTTAATTACAACGAGAACATACAGAGATACTTTAAAAGTAAACCCCTCACCACAACCATATACGGGAGTGACGAAGAAAATATCAATGTTCCAAGCACCACCGACGACGAAGACTTGGGCCACAAAACAAAAAGTCCAACTCCAACAG ATCCGACGAGAAAATGTATGTCACCGGTGAACGGAAGTGGAGCTAGCGGTAGCGGAAGTGCTGGTAATTTGAGCAGTGGTTCGAACAATCAGACAAGCTCTGCgagcagaggagacacttctCGCACGACGAGTAACACAACGGAGACTGCCAGCTTCAAACTTCCAACGTTGACGGAGTCTTTGCTCTCCAGGCACAATTTGGATATGGAAAAACTGCTCGTTCAGCAACACAGGCAAATCAGATCGACCATAAAAAGCGACAAGCTCAAGGATTCGCGGTCCAAGTCCGCCGCAGAGAAATCCAACGATGCCACGGCTCATTTGAGCAAAATTACGAATCTCAAGAGAAATGGCAGTCCAGTAAAGAAAGGCGATAATGCCAAG GTATCCAGATGCGATAACACGTTCGGGGTCAACGCTGTCAACCCAAACGCCATCCACTGCAATGACCATTTGTCTGCAGGGCTTCAGGGAACCCCGAATCTCACCATGTGGCCTTCACACTCCGTTGGTGTGACCTCCGCTTTGCAAACTTCGCAGTCTTGTACTTCGACGCAAAA CGTTTCGTTACAAGTTACAAACACGTACCCAGCGATAACGCAAATGATCCCCGTATACTACTTCCCGGCACCACAGAACAGGCTCGGTCCAATTTACGTACCTCAGGAACATCCCGGACCACCTCCGCAGATCCAAACAGTTTCTCAAAGTCCATACG TTCAATATTACACAACCGGAATGACCGGAGTCATTTACCGACCCGTACTAGGGGCACCAGCACCAACGGCGTTGATGTACAGACCGTTCATAATTCCCGAACCAGTTCCTCTGATGCAAAATGTTCGCGAACCTTCTCAGTCGAATGTGGAGAAGCTGGACAAACCTCGAGATCCAAATCGGCCTGCCAGCCAAGCTACCAGCGTCAAAGCGGAGCCCGGAAGCATAATGGCGATGTCGGAGTGTTCCAAAAAG gcCCTATCACCCGGTGAGCTATGTTCGCCATGCGTAAGCGTGGACGAGAACGATCACGCTGACGAAGATGGCCCGTCGACctcaaaaatcgcgaaacaGGACCGACCTGTAGAGTACAACGAAGATGAGTCCAGCTGTTCTAGTCTTTATAGCAGTTTCCTAAATAAAAGTAGCGGCAGTAGTTGTAATCCAGATCAAAAAGGAGCGACGGAG GGTATGATGTGGAAACAGACATCCGCTGTGTCGGTGCCTAAGATGAGGCCCGCGATTCGTAAGCCACCCCCATGGTTGGAGGAAGTCAACTTGACGCCAGAGCTCGTTTATCAGTATCAAATGGACTCGATGACGTTACAGGAAGTTTTGGAAGCGGATAAATTGGCGATGCAGAACATGACGCAACCTTTGATGGTCAACGATCAACTGAGCCAATTATATCTAGATCTGGAATTGGAGGGTTTTGGTACAAAATTAATGCTTGACGAAGGCCTAACTTCCAGCGGCAGCGCAAGTAGCTCCAGCGGAGAAGGCGCTGACGACAGTCCCAAG CATAAAGGGAAGCAGTGCGGACCTATGGAATACGGAAGGCTAGTGATGATCCACGAGGAAAACGCCCCATTCCCTCCCCCGGATAGTTTGATGCCTGTCAGTAACGCGTTGTAG
- the LOC105691565 gene encoding period circadian protein isoform X4 codes for MEETSAEHAKISDSAYSNSCSNSQSQRSGSSKSRHSNSSESSGYCGGHPSTLASSKRKDKKKKSRPAIAGPAVSESPVIVQETPLQEVPVPAVCKFADVSPQPESPKTVEVAVVELVDATDPGEHNSGSDVSLVPSVSPCLIDDTKSPANEGFCAVISMFDGVVLYTTPSLSQALGFPKGSWIGRSFIDFVHPKDRSTFTGQITNGLAAPQADNSKGPNGQRTSLFCGLRRYRGAKCNGTTVSTNGQIKVEKPVRYLPFHVTLTCRDFRDQSSVQHPKAMFLVVTALPVQSAYKAPEETIISSNFTTRHTATCHLSHCDPEVVQYFGYLPQDMVGRSLFEFYHPEDLPFIKDIYETVVKLQGTSFRSKPYRFAVQNGGYVVLETEWSSFVNPWSRKLEFVIGHHRVLKGPSDPDVFQPPDNTNSNILANISEEVLKESKIIQGEIHVLLNEVIPSRNDVTEQCEDLVSFMENLLAEAKAPELKNDVPADTKSFSEHDSVMLGEISPHHEYFDSKSSTETPPSYNQLNYNENIQRYFKSKPLTTTIYGSDEENINVPSTTDDEDLGHKTKSPTPTDPTRKCMSPVNGSGASGSGSAGNLSSGSNNQTSSASRGDTSRTTSNTTETASFKLPTLTESLLSRHNLDMEKLLVQQHRQIRSTIKSDKLKDSRSKSAAEKSNDATAHLSKITNLKRNGSPVKKGDNAKVSRCDNTFGVNAVNPNAIHCNDHLSAGLQGTPNLTMWPSHSVGVTSALQTSQSCTSTQNVSLQVTNTYPAITQMIPVYYFPAPQNRLGPIYVPQEHPGPPPQIQTVSQSPYVQYYTTGMTGVIYRPVLGAPAPTALMYRPFIIPEPVPLMQNVREPSQSNVEKLDKPRDPNRPASQATSVKAEPGSIMAMSECSKKALSPGELCSPCVSVDENDHADEDGPSTSKIAKQDRPVEYNEDESSCSSLYSSFLNKSSGSSCNPDQKGATEGMMWKQTSAVSVPKMRPAIRKPPPWLEEVNLTPELVYQYQMDSMTLQEVLEADKLAMQNMTQPLMVNDQLSQLYLDLELEGFGTKLMLDEGLTSSGSASSSSGEGADDSPKHKGKQCGPMEYGRLVMIHEENAPFPPPDSLMPVSNAL; via the exons CAAACGGAaagacaagaagaaaaaatctagaCCTGCGATCGCCGGTCCCGCGGTATCGGAATCTCCCGTCATAGTCCAGGAGACACCCCTGCAGGAGGTACCCGTACCCGCAGTTTGTAAATTTGCGGACGTTTCACCGCAACCGGAATCTCCGAAAACAG TGGAAGTAGCTGTTGTTGAGTTGGTGGATGCGACGGACCCTGGAGAACACAATTCCGGCTCGGACGTCTCGCTTGTTCCATCCGTGTCGCCTTGCTTGATCGATGACACCAAATCCCCGGCAAAC GAAGGATTTTGTGCAGTGATCTCGATGTTCGACGGCGTTGTCCTTTACACAACCCCGTCTTTGTCTCAAGCGCTCGGTTTTCCAAAGGGCTCGTGGATCGGCCGATCCTTCATTGATTTCGTTCACCCCAAAGACCGAAGCACGTTCACCGGGCAAATAACCAACGGCTTAGCAGCTCCGCAAGCGGACAATTCGAAGG GACCGAACGGCCAGCGAACGAGTCTGTTCTGTGGACTGCGAAGGTACAGGGGTGCGAAATGCAACGGAACAACGGTATCTACGAATGGACAAATTAAGGTAGAAAAACCGGTTAGATATTTACCATTCCACGTTACCCTGACCTGCCGAGATTTTCGCGATCAAAGTTCCGTTCAACATCCGAAAGCGATGTTTCTCGTCGTAACAGCTCTGCCCGTTCAATCCGCTTACAAAG cTCCCGAGGAAACAATAATCTCGTCGAACTTCACAACTCGTCATACAGCGACGTGTCATCTATCCCATTGCGATCCCGAAGTAGTTCAATACTTTGGCTATTTGCCGCAGGATATGGTCGGACGTTCGTTGTTCGAATTTTATCACCCGGAAGATCTGCCGTTCATCAAAGACATCTATGAGACT GTCGTCAAGTTACAGGGTACCTCATTCAGATCGAAGCCGTATAGATTCGCCGTACAGAACGGCGGGTATGTAGTCCTCGAAACCGAATGGTCGTCTTTCGTTAATCCGTGGTCTAGGAAACTGGAGTTTGTCATCGGCCATCATCGAGTCCTCAAAGGACCCAGTGATCCGGACGTTTTCCAACCACCGGATAACACGAATAGCAACATTCTCGCCAACATCAGCGAGGAGGTACTCAAAGAGAGCAAAATAATCCAGGGCGAAATTCACGTCCTACTCAACGAG GTGATTCCGAGTCGTAACGATGTCACCGAACAATGCGAGGATCTCGTATCGTTCATGGAAAATCTCCTCGCCGAGGCAAAGGCGCCTGAACTGAAGAACGACGTACCTGCGGACACCAAGAGCTTTTCG GAGCATGACAGTGTTATGCTCGGCGAGATATCGCCACACCACGAGTACTTTGACAGCAAATCTTCAACCGAAACACCTCCAAGCTACAATCAGCTTAATTACAACGAGAACATACAGAGATACTTTAAAAGTAAACCCCTCACCACAACCATATACGGGAGTGACGAAGAAAATATCAATGTTCCAAGCACCACCGACGACGAAGACTTGGGCCACAAAACAAAAAGTCCAACTCCAACAG ATCCGACGAGAAAATGTATGTCACCGGTGAACGGAAGTGGAGCTAGCGGTAGCGGAAGTGCTGGTAATTTGAGCAGTGGTTCGAACAATCAGACAAGCTCTGCgagcagaggagacacttctCGCACGACGAGTAACACAACGGAGACTGCCAGCTTCAAACTTCCAACGTTGACGGAGTCTTTGCTCTCCAGGCACAATTTGGATATGGAAAAACTGCTCGTTCAGCAACACAGGCAAATCAGATCGACCATAAAAAGCGACAAGCTCAAGGATTCGCGGTCCAAGTCCGCCGCAGAGAAATCCAACGATGCCACGGCTCATTTGAGCAAAATTACGAATCTCAAGAGAAATGGCAGTCCAGTAAAGAAAGGCGATAATGCCAAG GTATCCAGATGCGATAACACGTTCGGGGTCAACGCTGTCAACCCAAACGCCATCCACTGCAATGACCATTTGTCTGCAGGGCTTCAGGGAACCCCGAATCTCACCATGTGGCCTTCACACTCCGTTGGTGTGACCTCCGCTTTGCAAACTTCGCAGTCTTGTACTTCGACGCAAAA CGTTTCGTTACAAGTTACAAACACGTACCCAGCGATAACGCAAATGATCCCCGTATACTACTTCCCGGCACCACAGAACAGGCTCGGTCCAATTTACGTACCTCAGGAACATCCCGGACCACCTCCGCAGATCCAAACAGTTTCTCAAAGTCCATACG TTCAATATTACACAACCGGAATGACCGGAGTCATTTACCGACCCGTACTAGGGGCACCAGCACCAACGGCGTTGATGTACAGACCGTTCATAATTCCCGAACCAGTTCCTCTGATGCAAAATGTTCGCGAACCTTCTCAGTCGAATGTGGAGAAGCTGGACAAACCTCGAGATCCAAATCGGCCTGCCAGCCAAGCTACCAGCGTCAAAGCGGAGCCCGGAAGCATAATGGCGATGTCGGAGTGTTCCAAAAAG gcCCTATCACCCGGTGAGCTATGTTCGCCATGCGTAAGCGTGGACGAGAACGATCACGCTGACGAAGATGGCCCGTCGACctcaaaaatcgcgaaacaGGACCGACCTGTAGAGTACAACGAAGATGAGTCCAGCTGTTCTAGTCTTTATAGCAGTTTCCTAAATAAAAGTAGCGGCAGTAGTTGTAATCCAGATCAAAAAGGAGCGACGGAG GGTATGATGTGGAAACAGACATCCGCTGTGTCGGTGCCTAAGATGAGGCCCGCGATTCGTAAGCCACCCCCATGGTTGGAGGAAGTCAACTTGACGCCAGAGCTCGTTTATCAGTATCAAATGGACTCGATGACGTTACAGGAAGTTTTGGAAGCGGATAAATTGGCGATGCAGAACATGACGCAACCTTTGATGGTCAACGATCAACTGAGCCAATTATATCTAGATCTGGAATTGGAGGGTTTTGGTACAAAATTAATGCTTGACGAAGGCCTAACTTCCAGCGGCAGCGCAAGTAGCTCCAGCGGAGAAGGCGCTGACGACAGTCCCAAG CATAAAGGGAAGCAGTGCGGACCTATGGAATACGGAAGGCTAGTGATGATCCACGAGGAAAACGCCCCATTCCCTCCCCCGGATAGTTTGATGCCTGTCAGTAACGCGTTGTAG
- the LOC105691565 gene encoding period circadian protein isoform X3: MEETSAEHAKISDSAYSNSCSNSQSQRSSGSSKSRHSNSSESSGYCGGHPSTLASSKRKDKKKKSRPAIAGPAVSESPVIVQETPLQEVPVPAVCKFADVSPQPESPKTVEVAVVELVDATDPGEHNSGSDVSLVPSVSPCLIDDTKSPANEGFCAVISMFDGVVLYTTPSLSQALGFPKGSWIGRSFIDFVHPKDRSTFTGQITNGLAAPQADNSKGPNGQRTSLFCGLRRYRGAKCNGTTVSTNGQIKVEKPVRYLPFHVTLTCRDFRDQSSVQHPKAMFLVVTALPVQSAYKAPEETIISSNFTTRHTATCHLSHCDPEVVQYFGYLPQDMVGRSLFEFYHPEDLPFIKDIYETVVKLQGTSFRSKPYRFAVQNGGYVVLETEWSSFVNPWSRKLEFVIGHHRVLKGPSDPDVFQPPDNTNSNILANISEEVLKESKIIQGEIHVLLNEVIPSRNDVTEQCEDLVSFMENLLAEAKAPELKNDVPADTKSFSEHDSVMLGEISPHHEYFDSKSSTETPPSYNQLNYNENIQRYFKSKPLTTTIYGSDEENINVPSTTDDEDLGHKTKSPTPTDPTRKCMSPVNGSGASGSGSAGNLSSGSNNQTSSASRGDTSRTTSNTTETASFKLPTLTESLLSRHNLDMEKLLVQQHRQIRSTIKSDKLKDSRSKSAAEKSNDATAHLSKITNLKRNGSPVKKGDNAKVSRCDNTFGVNAVNPNAIHCNDHLSAGLQGTPNLTMWPSHSVGVTSALQTSQSCTSTQNVSLQVTNTYPAITQMIPVYYFPAPQNRLGPIYVPQEHPGPPPQIQTVSQSPYVQYYTTGMTGVIYRPVLGAPAPTALMYRPFIIPEPVPLMQNVREPSQSNVEKLDKPRDPNRPASQATSVKAEPGSIMAMSECSKKALSPGELCSPCVSVDENDHADEDGPSTSKIAKQDRPVEYNEDESSCSSLYSSFLNKSSGSSCNPDQKGATEGMMWKQTSAVSVPKMRPAIRKPPPWLEEVNLTPELVYQYQMDSMTLQEVLEADKLAMQNMTQPLMVNDQLSQLYLDLELEGFGTKLMLDEGLTSSGSASSSSGEGADDSPKHKGKQCGPMEYGRLVMIHEENAPFPPPDSLMPVSNAL; the protein is encoded by the exons CAAACGGAaagacaagaagaaaaaatctagaCCTGCGATCGCCGGTCCCGCGGTATCGGAATCTCCCGTCATAGTCCAGGAGACACCCCTGCAGGAGGTACCCGTACCCGCAGTTTGTAAATTTGCGGACGTTTCACCGCAACCGGAATCTCCGAAAACAG TGGAAGTAGCTGTTGTTGAGTTGGTGGATGCGACGGACCCTGGAGAACACAATTCCGGCTCGGACGTCTCGCTTGTTCCATCCGTGTCGCCTTGCTTGATCGATGACACCAAATCCCCGGCAAAC GAAGGATTTTGTGCAGTGATCTCGATGTTCGACGGCGTTGTCCTTTACACAACCCCGTCTTTGTCTCAAGCGCTCGGTTTTCCAAAGGGCTCGTGGATCGGCCGATCCTTCATTGATTTCGTTCACCCCAAAGACCGAAGCACGTTCACCGGGCAAATAACCAACGGCTTAGCAGCTCCGCAAGCGGACAATTCGAAGG GACCGAACGGCCAGCGAACGAGTCTGTTCTGTGGACTGCGAAGGTACAGGGGTGCGAAATGCAACGGAACAACGGTATCTACGAATGGACAAATTAAGGTAGAAAAACCGGTTAGATATTTACCATTCCACGTTACCCTGACCTGCCGAGATTTTCGCGATCAAAGTTCCGTTCAACATCCGAAAGCGATGTTTCTCGTCGTAACAGCTCTGCCCGTTCAATCCGCTTACAAAG cTCCCGAGGAAACAATAATCTCGTCGAACTTCACAACTCGTCATACAGCGACGTGTCATCTATCCCATTGCGATCCCGAAGTAGTTCAATACTTTGGCTATTTGCCGCAGGATATGGTCGGACGTTCGTTGTTCGAATTTTATCACCCGGAAGATCTGCCGTTCATCAAAGACATCTATGAGACT GTCGTCAAGTTACAGGGTACCTCATTCAGATCGAAGCCGTATAGATTCGCCGTACAGAACGGCGGGTATGTAGTCCTCGAAACCGAATGGTCGTCTTTCGTTAATCCGTGGTCTAGGAAACTGGAGTTTGTCATCGGCCATCATCGAGTCCTCAAAGGACCCAGTGATCCGGACGTTTTCCAACCACCGGATAACACGAATAGCAACATTCTCGCCAACATCAGCGAGGAGGTACTCAAAGAGAGCAAAATAATCCAGGGCGAAATTCACGTCCTACTCAACGAG GTGATTCCGAGTCGTAACGATGTCACCGAACAATGCGAGGATCTCGTATCGTTCATGGAAAATCTCCTCGCCGAGGCAAAGGCGCCTGAACTGAAGAACGACGTACCTGCGGACACCAAGAGCTTTTCG GAGCATGACAGTGTTATGCTCGGCGAGATATCGCCACACCACGAGTACTTTGACAGCAAATCTTCAACCGAAACACCTCCAAGCTACAATCAGCTTAATTACAACGAGAACATACAGAGATACTTTAAAAGTAAACCCCTCACCACAACCATATACGGGAGTGACGAAGAAAATATCAATGTTCCAAGCACCACCGACGACGAAGACTTGGGCCACAAAACAAAAAGTCCAACTCCAACAG ATCCGACGAGAAAATGTATGTCACCGGTGAACGGAAGTGGAGCTAGCGGTAGCGGAAGTGCTGGTAATTTGAGCAGTGGTTCGAACAATCAGACAAGCTCTGCgagcagaggagacacttctCGCACGACGAGTAACACAACGGAGACTGCCAGCTTCAAACTTCCAACGTTGACGGAGTCTTTGCTCTCCAGGCACAATTTGGATATGGAAAAACTGCTCGTTCAGCAACACAGGCAAATCAGATCGACCATAAAAAGCGACAAGCTCAAGGATTCGCGGTCCAAGTCCGCCGCAGAGAAATCCAACGATGCCACGGCTCATTTGAGCAAAATTACGAATCTCAAGAGAAATGGCAGTCCAGTAAAGAAAGGCGATAATGCCAAG GTATCCAGATGCGATAACACGTTCGGGGTCAACGCTGTCAACCCAAACGCCATCCACTGCAATGACCATTTGTCTGCAGGGCTTCAGGGAACCCCGAATCTCACCATGTGGCCTTCACACTCCGTTGGTGTGACCTCCGCTTTGCAAACTTCGCAGTCTTGTACTTCGACGCAAAA CGTTTCGTTACAAGTTACAAACACGTACCCAGCGATAACGCAAATGATCCCCGTATACTACTTCCCGGCACCACAGAACAGGCTCGGTCCAATTTACGTACCTCAGGAACATCCCGGACCACCTCCGCAGATCCAAACAGTTTCTCAAAGTCCATACG TTCAATATTACACAACCGGAATGACCGGAGTCATTTACCGACCCGTACTAGGGGCACCAGCACCAACGGCGTTGATGTACAGACCGTTCATAATTCCCGAACCAGTTCCTCTGATGCAAAATGTTCGCGAACCTTCTCAGTCGAATGTGGAGAAGCTGGACAAACCTCGAGATCCAAATCGGCCTGCCAGCCAAGCTACCAGCGTCAAAGCGGAGCCCGGAAGCATAATGGCGATGTCGGAGTGTTCCAAAAAG gcCCTATCACCCGGTGAGCTATGTTCGCCATGCGTAAGCGTGGACGAGAACGATCACGCTGACGAAGATGGCCCGTCGACctcaaaaatcgcgaaacaGGACCGACCTGTAGAGTACAACGAAGATGAGTCCAGCTGTTCTAGTCTTTATAGCAGTTTCCTAAATAAAAGTAGCGGCAGTAGTTGTAATCCAGATCAAAAAGGAGCGACGGAG GGTATGATGTGGAAACAGACATCCGCTGTGTCGGTGCCTAAGATGAGGCCCGCGATTCGTAAGCCACCCCCATGGTTGGAGGAAGTCAACTTGACGCCAGAGCTCGTTTATCAGTATCAAATGGACTCGATGACGTTACAGGAAGTTTTGGAAGCGGATAAATTGGCGATGCAGAACATGACGCAACCTTTGATGGTCAACGATCAACTGAGCCAATTATATCTAGATCTGGAATTGGAGGGTTTTGGTACAAAATTAATGCTTGACGAAGGCCTAACTTCCAGCGGCAGCGCAAGTAGCTCCAGCGGAGAAGGCGCTGACGACAGTCCCAAG CATAAAGGGAAGCAGTGCGGACCTATGGAATACGGAAGGCTAGTGATGATCCACGAGGAAAACGCCCCATTCCCTCCCCCGGATAGTTTGATGCCTGTCAGTAACGCGTTGTAG